Proteins encoded by one window of Xiphophorus couchianus chromosome 13, X_couchianus-1.0, whole genome shotgun sequence:
- the LOC114155364 gene encoding E3 ubiquitin-protein ligase RING2-A-like isoform X2, giving the protein MAAPVNIQTPSKTWELSLYELHRSPQEAIVDGTEVAVSPRSLHSELMCPICLDMLKNTMTTKECLHRFCSDCIVTALRSGNKECPTCRKKLVSRRSLRRDSNFDALISKIYPSRDEYEAHQRTVLERLNRLHNKEALSSSIEEGLRQQARYRNHRVKKPTQESDNTTFSGGEDNGDSRSHLSHDSAPSNTPHPRGQTPPEAGPSRKRQRASDDGSGPEADSGSPTPPLRRHKEGPASEIELVFRPHPQLVHGNDYNQTRYVKTTANATVDHLSKYLALRIALEERRTDGPTDNRGKEEGGAEGEGETGAASRSGEGTSLSNISEKQYTIYITTRGGQFSTLNGSLTLELVNEKYWKVRKPLELYYAPTKEQQQPQAAQQHQPQQKSPPPQDG; this is encoded by the exons ATGGCAGCTCCTGTAAATATCCAGACTCCAAGTAAGACCTGGGAGCTGAGTCTGTATGAACTACACAGGAGCCCTCAG GAGGCCATCGTGGATGGGACTGAAGTGGCGGTGTCTCCTCGCTCGCTGCACAGTGAGCTGATGTGTCCCATCTGCTTGGACATGCTGAAGAACACGATGACCACCAAAGAGTGTCTGCACCGCTTTTGTTCTGACTGTATTGTCACTGCACTGCGATCTGG GAACAAAGAGTGCCCAACCTGCAGGAAGAAACTGGTCTCCCGACGTTCACTGCGCAGAGATTCAAACTTTGACGCGCTTATTTCAAAGATCTACCCGAGTCGTGACGAGTACGAGGCCCATCAGCGCACCGTCCTGGAGAGGCTCAACAGGCTGCACAACAAGGAGGCGCTGAGTTCCAGCATCGAGGAGGGGCTCCGCCAGCAGGCCCGCTACAG GAATCACCGTGTGAAGAAGCCTACCCAAGAGAGTGACAACACCACTTTCAGCGGTGGTGAGGACAACGGTGACTCCCGCTCACACCTGTCCCATGACTCTGCCCCCTCGAACACGCCACACCCCAGGGGACAAACTCCCCCGGAGGCTGGACCGAGCCGCAAGCGGCAGCGTGCCTCAGACGACGGCTCGGGCCCCGAGGCGGACAGCGGGAGCCCAACTCCTCCCCTGAGGCGCCACAAGGAGGGGCCGGCCTCAGAGATCGAGTTGGTGTTCAGACCACACCCCCAGCTGGTCCATGGCAACGACTACAACCAGACCAG ATATGTGAAGACAACAGCCAACGCCACTGTGGACCATCTGTCAAAGTACCTCGCGCTGCGCATCGCTCTCGAGGAACGACGGACTGATGGACCAACGGACAACAGAGGAAAAGAGGAGGGAGGAGCAGAGGGAGAAGGTGAAACTGGAGCAGCGTCAAGGAGTGGAGAAGGGACAAGTCTGAGCAACATCAGTGAGAAACAATACACCATCTACATAACAACAAGGGGAGGGCAGTTTTCA ACTCTCAATGGTTCTCTGACACTAGAATTGGTCAACGAGAAATACTGGAAGGTCCGAAAGCCGCTGGAGCTTTATTACGCTCCCAccaaggagcagcagcagcctcaaGCAGCGCAGCAGCATCAGCCGCAGCAGAAATCCCCCCCACCGCAGGATGGATGA
- the LOC114155364 gene encoding E3 ubiquitin-protein ligase RING2-A-like isoform X1: MAAPVNIQTPSKTWELSLYELHRSPQEAIVDGTEVAVSPRSLHSELMCPICLDMLKNTMTTKECLHRFCSDCIVTALRSGNKECPTCRKKLVSRRSLRRDSNFDALISKIYPSRDEYEAHQRTVLERLNRLHNKEALSSSIEEGLRQQARYRSERNHRVKKPTQESDNTTFSGGEDNGDSRSHLSHDSAPSNTPHPRGQTPPEAGPSRKRQRASDDGSGPEADSGSPTPPLRRHKEGPASEIELVFRPHPQLVHGNDYNQTRYVKTTANATVDHLSKYLALRIALEERRTDGPTDNRGKEEGGAEGEGETGAASRSGEGTSLSNISEKQYTIYITTRGGQFSTLNGSLTLELVNEKYWKVRKPLELYYAPTKEQQQPQAAQQHQPQQKSPPPQDG, encoded by the exons ATGGCAGCTCCTGTAAATATCCAGACTCCAAGTAAGACCTGGGAGCTGAGTCTGTATGAACTACACAGGAGCCCTCAG GAGGCCATCGTGGATGGGACTGAAGTGGCGGTGTCTCCTCGCTCGCTGCACAGTGAGCTGATGTGTCCCATCTGCTTGGACATGCTGAAGAACACGATGACCACCAAAGAGTGTCTGCACCGCTTTTGTTCTGACTGTATTGTCACTGCACTGCGATCTGG GAACAAAGAGTGCCCAACCTGCAGGAAGAAACTGGTCTCCCGACGTTCACTGCGCAGAGATTCAAACTTTGACGCGCTTATTTCAAAGATCTACCCGAGTCGTGACGAGTACGAGGCCCATCAGCGCACCGTCCTGGAGAGGCTCAACAGGCTGCACAACAAGGAGGCGCTGAGTTCCAGCATCGAGGAGGGGCTCCGCCAGCAGGCCCGCTACAGGTCCGAGAG GAATCACCGTGTGAAGAAGCCTACCCAAGAGAGTGACAACACCACTTTCAGCGGTGGTGAGGACAACGGTGACTCCCGCTCACACCTGTCCCATGACTCTGCCCCCTCGAACACGCCACACCCCAGGGGACAAACTCCCCCGGAGGCTGGACCGAGCCGCAAGCGGCAGCGTGCCTCAGACGACGGCTCGGGCCCCGAGGCGGACAGCGGGAGCCCAACTCCTCCCCTGAGGCGCCACAAGGAGGGGCCGGCCTCAGAGATCGAGTTGGTGTTCAGACCACACCCCCAGCTGGTCCATGGCAACGACTACAACCAGACCAG ATATGTGAAGACAACAGCCAACGCCACTGTGGACCATCTGTCAAAGTACCTCGCGCTGCGCATCGCTCTCGAGGAACGACGGACTGATGGACCAACGGACAACAGAGGAAAAGAGGAGGGAGGAGCAGAGGGAGAAGGTGAAACTGGAGCAGCGTCAAGGAGTGGAGAAGGGACAAGTCTGAGCAACATCAGTGAGAAACAATACACCATCTACATAACAACAAGGGGAGGGCAGTTTTCA ACTCTCAATGGTTCTCTGACACTAGAATTGGTCAACGAGAAATACTGGAAGGTCCGAAAGCCGCTGGAGCTTTATTACGCTCCCAccaaggagcagcagcagcctcaaGCAGCGCAGCAGCATCAGCCGCAGCAGAAATCCCCCCCACCGCAGGATGGATGA
- the rps18 gene encoding small ribosomal subunit protein uS13 has product MSLVIPEKFQHILRVLNTNIDGRRKIAFAITAIKGVGRRYAHVVLRKADIDLSKRAGELTEEEVERVVTIMQNPRQYKIPDWFLNRQKDVKDGKYSQVLANGLDNKLREDLERLKKIRAHRGLRHFWGLRVRGQHTKTTGRRGRTVGVSKKK; this is encoded by the exons ATG TCTTTGGTCATCCCTGAGAAGTTCCAGCACATTCTTCGTGTTCTCAACACGAACATTGATGGTAGGAGGAAGATCGCCTTCGCCATTACAGCCATCAAg GGTGTAGGCAGACGCTACGCTCATGTCGTCCTAAGGAAAGCTGACATTGACCTCAGCAAGAGGGCTGGAGAGCTCACTGAGGAGGAG gtTGAGCGGGTAGTGACTATCATGCAGAACCCTCGTCAGTACAAAATCCCAGACTGGTTCCTTAACAGGCAAAAGGACGTCAAGGATGGCAAATACAGCCAA GTCCTCGCCAACGGTTTGGACAACAAGCTGAGAGAAGATTTGGAGAGACTGAAGAAGATCAGGGCTCATCGTGGTCTCAGACACTTCTGGGG TCTGCGCGTGCGCGGTCAGCACACCAAGACCACCGGCCGTCGTGGTCGCACTGTCGGTGTGTCCAAGAAGAAGTAA